The Achromobacter deleyi genome has a window encoding:
- a CDS encoding ParB/RepB/Spo0J family partition protein — protein MATKKPKGLGRGLDALLGADAPVIDNIGKAMAKPEGPPSTLPISKMRAGKYQPRTRMDEGALGELAESIRTQGIMQPILVRGLGESAPGHYEIIAGERRFRAAQMAGLKEVPVLVREVADENAAVMALIENIQREDLNPLEEAHGVRRLLDEFGLTHEQAAQAIGRSRSATSNLLRLLNLAAPVQTMLLAGDVDMGHARALLAVDAATQIQLANQVIARRLSVREAEKLVAKTAKEAEAAASPKKKANGVSRDLTRLEEALSDHLGTRVALKVGAKEKGQIVIDFHGWEHLNSLLERQGLSGVVDA, from the coding sequence ATGGCCACCAAGAAACCCAAGGGATTGGGTCGCGGACTGGACGCCTTGCTGGGCGCGGACGCGCCTGTCATCGACAACATCGGCAAGGCCATGGCCAAGCCCGAGGGTCCGCCATCCACCTTGCCCATCTCGAAGATGCGCGCCGGCAAGTATCAGCCGCGCACGCGCATGGACGAGGGCGCCTTGGGTGAGCTGGCCGAATCGATACGCACACAAGGCATCATGCAGCCCATTCTTGTACGCGGGCTAGGCGAAAGTGCGCCCGGTCACTACGAGATCATCGCGGGCGAACGACGTTTCCGTGCTGCCCAAATGGCTGGCCTGAAGGAAGTGCCGGTGCTGGTGCGCGAAGTGGCCGACGAAAACGCGGCCGTCATGGCGCTGATCGAAAACATCCAGCGCGAAGACCTGAACCCGCTGGAAGAAGCCCATGGTGTGCGCCGCCTGCTCGATGAGTTTGGCCTGACGCACGAACAGGCCGCGCAGGCTATCGGCCGGTCACGCTCGGCCACCAGCAACCTGTTGCGCCTCTTGAACCTGGCCGCGCCCGTGCAGACCATGTTGCTGGCCGGCGATGTGGACATGGGCCATGCGCGTGCGCTGCTGGCCGTGGACGCCGCAACTCAGATCCAGTTGGCCAATCAGGTCATCGCGCGTCGCCTGTCGGTGCGCGAGGCCGAAAAGCTTGTCGCCAAGACCGCCAAGGAAGCAGAAGCGGCGGCATCGCCCAAGAAGAAGGCCAATGGCGTCTCGCGCGATCTGACCCGCCTCGAAGAGGCCTTGTCCGATCACCTGGGAACGCGTGTCGCGCTGAAGGTGGGCGCCAAGGAAAAAGGACAGATCGTCATCGACTTTCATGGCTGGGAACACCTGAATTCCCTGCTGGAACGCCAAGGCCTGTCCGGAGTGGTGGATGCCTGA
- a CDS encoding GNAT family N-acetyltransferase, translating to MSVAALFSPTPTHTCSTPQADVRDVLRVRLEEAALNATAVGAQVLYDDWLVRFAPSPAKRVRSVNVLGLSTRPLDERLAYCSSLYARHGLPMVLRITSIGPDFSLDAELEARGYTFTGETRVMSTPLAPRINARGDLLFKIVDAERFAAAVGSMRGSSSGHIGEHQARLQGLAVDILPVLAIDAAGQCVAAGLAVRDDDLLGLFDIVTDPGQRRKGYAAFLVEHLLAEGAASGAKTAYLQVEPENTAARALYGRYGFKDCYAYWYRLPAEQTDA from the coding sequence ATGTCCGTCGCCGCGCTCTTTTCCCCGACACCAACGCACACCTGCAGCACGCCGCAAGCCGACGTGCGCGACGTCCTGCGTGTACGCCTCGAAGAGGCCGCGCTGAACGCCACGGCGGTTGGCGCGCAGGTGCTCTATGATGACTGGTTGGTGCGTTTCGCGCCTTCGCCAGCCAAGCGAGTGCGCAGTGTGAATGTGCTGGGGTTATCCACACGTCCGCTGGACGAGCGCCTGGCGTATTGTTCTTCGTTGTATGCACGCCATGGCTTGCCCATGGTGCTGCGCATTACCTCCATCGGCCCCGATTTTTCGCTCGACGCCGAACTGGAGGCCCGCGGTTATACCTTCACCGGTGAGACCCGAGTCATGAGCACGCCGCTCGCCCCCCGGATCAATGCCAGGGGCGATCTGCTATTCAAGATTGTCGATGCCGAGCGCTTTGCGGCGGCGGTCGGGTCCATGCGCGGTTCGTCATCCGGGCACATTGGAGAACATCAGGCACGTCTGCAAGGACTTGCTGTGGATATCCTGCCGGTGCTCGCGATCGACGCGGCGGGGCAGTGCGTTGCCGCGGGCTTGGCCGTTCGCGACGACGACCTGCTTGGCTTGTTCGACATCGTCACGGACCCGGGGCAGCGGCGTAAAGGCTACGCCGCTTTCCTGGTGGAACACTTATTGGCTGAAGGCGCCGCCAGCGGCGCCAAGACGGCTTACTTGCAGGTCGAGCCGGAAAACACCGCCGCGCGCGCTTTGTATGGCCGCTACGGTTTCAAAGACTGTTACGCGTATTGGTACCGCCTGCCCGCCGAGCAGACGGACGCCTGA